Proteins from a single region of Hordeum vulgare subsp. vulgare chromosome 6H, MorexV3_pseudomolecules_assembly, whole genome shotgun sequence:
- the LOC123403464 gene encoding uncharacterized protein LOC123403464, with translation MKRANKVVLAQPAAAAAPPRLLPRAPRPIRGDGGEAYRTSQRYQSLLQDYKELLKETAAKKNRLHLEKLKKQRLSAEVKFLRRRYQSMSGNPSQTSVYRLKNPAMVPTTSRTTVWVDHHRPIQAVGSSSKGHQPVQQQRQHLVPRASPIIDLNEACELSSSEETEEFHGYEETARADKVNKYMLQGNVVAGPSDSKMSAFWDARNPAVARAGKRKISWQDQLALRV, from the exons ATGAAGAGGGCCAACAAGGTGGTCCTGGCCCAGCCggccgcggcggcggcgccgCCTCGGCTGCTGCCTCGGGCGCCCAGGCCCATCCGAGGCGACGGGGGAGAGGCGTACCGGACCAGCCAGAGGTACCAGAGCCTCCTTCAGGACTACAAGGAGCTCCTCAAG GAAACTGCAGCAAAGAAGAACAGATTGCATTTGGAGAAGCTGAAGAAGCAAAGGCTTTCGGCCGAAGTCAA GTTTTTGCGAAGAAGGTACCAATCCATGTCCGGAAACCCATCTCAGACATCTGTTTATAGACTGAAGAACCCTGCAATGGTGCCTACTACTTCCCGGACCACCGTGTGGGTTGATCACCACCGGCCCATTCAGGCCGTTGGGAGTTCAAGCAAAGGCCATCAGCCTGTGCAGCAGCAAAGGCAGCATCTGGTTCCGCGGGCGTCTCCAATTATTGACCTCAACGAGGCTTGTGAGCTG AGTTCCTCGGAGGAGACCGAAGAATTTCATGGTTACGAGGAGACTGCCAGGGCAGATAAGGTGAACAAGTACATGTTACAAGGCAATGTCGTCGCTGGTCCTAGCGACTCGAaaatgtcggcgttctgggatgcCCGGAACCCCGCGGTGGCGCGAGCCgggaagaggaagatctcatggcAGGATCAGTTGGCTCTTAGAGTATAG